A window from Dermacentor albipictus isolate Rhodes 1998 colony chromosome 10, USDA_Dalb.pri_finalv2, whole genome shotgun sequence encodes these proteins:
- the LOC135899763 gene encoding uncharacterized protein, with amino-acid sequence MLRASQVLVALLFSLALSGVLFAEAGDAFRSKVPPGTIELDLLKMLNISTLHKGVGRTTGPISSLPAWKLFSGLNAVQIPLEPESSFQHQLASSGALSAIFVTRPNRHSVATLFSIHLPGKMSPLVRVAVNFRTRRFVLSYTVPDSIAMPLSDEDEGAGKASRRDLDIADDISEADGTEPGADDADEAFHLNSADVRHVKFMLASAKALKKSHGWTWIAVTLTREKVTLYENCEKPVEMELVHSPLLRFPSDALVYFRQEPGLKRKFVGSVQVARLYSNRITSRPWKCSSTGTASLEE; translated from the exons ATGTTGCGCGCTAGTCAAGTCTTGGTGGCCCTTCTCTTCAGCTTGGCGCTTTCGGGCGTCCTCTTCGCCGAGGCCGGCGATGCGTTTCGCAGCAAGGTACCGCCGGGTACAATTG AGTTGGATCTCCTCAAGATGCTGAACATCAGTACACTGCACAAAGGAGTGGGCCGTACCACAGGCCCGATCTCTAGTCTTCCGGCGTGGAAACTTTTCTCCGGTCTGAACGCTGTCCAGATCCCTCTGGAGCCCGAGTCAAGCTTTCAGCACCAGCTGGCGAGCAGCGGAGCACTTTCAGCCATCTTTGTCACCCGACCCAATCGCCACAGCGTGGCCACATTGTTCAGTATTCACTTACCGGGAAAGATGTCGCCTCTCGTGAGGGTCGCCGTCAATTTTAGGACCCGGCGCTTTGTGCTTTCTTACACTGTGCCAGACTCTATAGCTATGCCTTTGTCAGACGAAGATGAGGGAGCTGGCAAAGCAAGTAGACGGGACCTCGACATTGCTGACGATATCAGCGAAGCAGATGGCACTGAGCCGGGGGCCGATGATGCAGATGAGGCCTTCCACTTGAACTCTGCTGACGTGCGACATGTCAAGTTCATGCTAGCTTCAGCTAAAGCACTCAAGAAGTCTCACGGCTGGACGTGGATTGCTGTCACCTTGACACGAGAAAAAGTAACTTTGTACGAGAACTGTGAAAAACCAGTTGAAATGGAGCTGGTACATTCTCCATTGCTGAGGTTTCCGAGTGATGCTCTGGTCTACTTTCGCCAAGAACCTGGATTGAAACGCAAGTTTGTG GGCTCGGTTCAAGTTGCTCGCTTGTACAGTAACCGCATCACGTCGCGGCCGTGGAAGTGCTCGAGTACTGGCACTGCAAGCTTGGAAGAATGA